Genomic DNA from Segatella copri:
TCAACAGTTGTAACATGGTGAGCAAAGGCGAGAAACTTACTCCTTTTCTCGGTGTAATATCCCTCGCCTATCGTATCTGATATAGTCTTAAATTCGTCTATCATTAATCCAACTTGTGAATAATCAAACCGCTACGCAACTTAGGTTCAAACCAAGTTGCCTTAGGTGGCATAATCTTACCACTATCAGCGATGTCCATAATCTGCTGCATAGAAACCGGATGCAAAGCAAGTGCCATCTTCATCTCGCCGCTATCCACACGACGTTTCAACTCACCGAGACCGCGAAGACCGCCCACAAAATCGATGCGCTTATCAGAACGCAAATCCTTGATACCCAGAATTTCATCAAGAATCAGGCGAGATGAAATATCCACATCAAGCACGCCGATTGGATCAGCATCATCATAGGTTCCCGGCTTGGCAAACAAACCGTACCATTTACCATCCAAATACAGGAGGAAAGAATGGAGAGCTGCTGGTTTCAGAATATCCAAGCCAAACTGGCTGATAGCATCATCAATAGCCATCTTTTCATAGCAAGGAATGCCCTCTTCATCACCAGATACATTCACATTGATTGCATCAATATCTATCACCTCGAAATTCTTTGTCAAAGCATCGAGGAACTGATCAGAAGTCAGACCGTTCAAATCCTTCACAACTCGGTTATAATCGAGAATGGTAAGCTGACTTGCCTGGAAACAAACTGCCATAAAGTAGTTATATTCCTCCTTACCTGTATGATTAGGATTCTGCTTAGCTTTTTCTGCACCTACCAGAGCTGCTGCTGCAGAACGGTGATGACCGTCAGCAATATAAAGGCTAGGCATCTTGGCAAATTCCGCTGTAATTGTGGCAATATCCTGATCATCGCTTACAACCCAGAACTGATGACGGAAACCATCAATTGGAGCAATGAAATCATATTCCGGTGTTGTTGCAGCATAACGCATCAGAAGTTCGTTAAGCACCTCATTATCAGGATAAGCGAAGAATACTGGTTCGATATTGGCATTGCATACACGCACATGCTTCATACGGTCTTCTTCCTTATCGCGGCGTGTCAGCTCATGTTTCTTGATGACACCCGTCATATAGTCGTTTACATACGCACCTACAACAAGACCATACTGAGTCTTGCCAGTCATAGTCTGTGCATAGATATAATACTGTTCCTTATCATCCTGTTTTAACCAGCCATTCTCCTGGAACTTTCTGAAGTTCTCTGCAGCGCTTTCATAAACGCGAGGATCGTACTCAGAAGTACCAGGTTCGAAATTGATTTCAGGTTTAATAATATGATAAAGGCTCTTCTCGTTATCGCCTGCCTCGGCACGTGCTTCCTCAGAATTGAGAACATCGTAAGGACGAGACTCAATTTGCTCAACGAGATTTTTAGGAGGTCTTACTCCCTTAAAAGGTTTTACTATTGCCATAATATTTCGTTTAAATTGACTAGTTTAATAAAAACATGAAAAGCCCATCAAGAGTGCTTCTGTGAAAAAGCACCCTTCATGAGCTATATGTATGGGAAGAATAATTACTTATTTACCTGGAACTTAGTGCATCCATCCTTAAAGAACGCATTAATCTGCTTAGCTGCAGCAATACCGGCATTGATATTTGCTTCTGCAGTCTGTGCACCCATCTTCTTAGGAGTTGAGAAGTATCGACCCTCGAACTTGGCAAAGTCTGCATCAGCATCAGGCTTGATATCAGTGATGAACTTCAAGTCCTCACGCTCAGCAAGAAGTTTCAGGAGCTCAGGCTCATTGATAACCTCCTTACGCGCTGTATTGATGAGGATGCCACCCTTAGGCAACTGGTTTACAGTCTTGTAATCAATGCTCTTGATAGTCTCTGGAGTAGCAGGGATATGAAGAGAAACGATGTCACAAGTCTGGAACAACTCATCCTGTGACTTTACAGCATACACACCGGCAGCCTCGATAACATCAGCTGGGCAGAATGCATCGTAAGCAGCTACTTCCATGCCAAATCCCTTGGCGATGCGAGCCACATTTCGACCAACATTACCGAAAGCAAGAATACCCAGTTTCTTACCCTTCAACTCACTGCCAGCCTTGCCGTTGTAGAAATTACGTACAGTAAAGACCAACAAGCCGAATACCAATTCAGCTACTGCATTAGAGTTCTGACCAGGAGTATTCTCAGCCACTACATTAAGAGCAGTAGCAGCAGCAAGGTCGATGTTATCATAACCTGCACCGGCACGAACGATAATCTTCAGGTTCTTTGCTGCATCGAGCACCTCGGCATCAGCCTTGTCAGAGCGGATAATCATCGCGTCCACATCCTTCACTGCATCGAGAAGCTGAGCCTTCTCTGTATATTTTTCGAGCAGCACCAATTCGTTGCCTGCTCCCTCTATTTCTTTCTTAATGCCTTCCACAGCAGCCGCTGCGAATGGCTTTTCTGTTGCAACTAATACTTTCATACAAATTCAAAAATTAATGTTGTGCTTCAAAATCCTGCATGGCCTTGACGAGTGCCTGAACACCCTCCATAGTCTGTGCATTGTAGCAACTGGCACGGAAACCACCCACTGAGCGGTGACCCTTGATACCTACCATGCCACGCTCTGTAGCGAAGTCGAGGAATGGCTTCTCCAACTCCTTGTACTCATCGTTCATCACGAAGCAGATGTTCATCAAAGAACGGGATGCTTCTTCAACAGTACCCTTGAAGAGTTTGTTGCGGTCGATTTCAGCATAAAGAACTTCAGCACGTTCGTGAGCTCGCTTGTCAGCAGCCTCAACACCACCATTAGCCTTCAACCAGCGGAGATTCTCCATCAAGGTATAGATAGGAACAACAGGAGGAGTATTGAACATACTGCCCTTCTCAACGTGAGTACGATAATCGAGCATTGTAGGAAGCTCGCGAGGAGCCTTGCCGAGCATATCATCCTTTACGATGATAACGGTAACACCTGCCATAGAAAGATTCTTCTGAGCACCTGCATAGATGGCAGTATACTTAGAAACATCTACTGGACGGCTCATGATATCTGAAGACATATCAGAAATCAATGGTACGTTTACGTCTGGATCTACACGGAGTTCGGTACCATATATTGTATTGTTGCTTGTCAAATGCAAGTAATCACAATCGGCTGGTACAGTGTTAGGAACCTGTGGATAGAAAGTGAAATTGGCGTCGGACGATGATGCGATCTCCACGACCTCACCAAAATGCTTTGCCTCTTTCATTGCCTTCTTAGCCCAAGTGCCAGAATTAATGTAGGCAGCCTTCTTGATGAGGAAGTTTGCTGGAATCTGCATAAACTGCAATGACGCACCACCACCAAGGAAGATTACGGAATAACCCTCAGGAATGTCAAGAAGCTCCTTGAATAAGGAGACTGCCTCATCAACTACTGGCTGGAAATCCTTAGCACGGTGGCTGATTTCCATCAATGAAAGACCTGAACCATTAAAATCCAAAATCTGCTTTGCTGTGCTCTCAATCACTTCGCGTGGAAGCATTGATGGACCTGCGTTAAAATTGTACTTCTTCATCTTTGTATAATTATTTAAGTTTTATACGATATAATCCTGTTAGCAGGAAAAATTAGTGCACAATACATCCATATAGGATACATAGTAAACCTTCGGATTGTATTTACGACTGCGAAATTACACTTTTTATTTGAAACTACCAAACTTTTCTGCACATTTTTAGCGTTTTGAGCAGATTTCTTTCATTTTGTTAGTCATTTTAGTATAATAACTGCATATTTATGTCTATTTTTACATTTATTATACATTAGCAAGCAACAGAGAAAAGATAATAGCAGTTTGTCAACTACCTTACCTCTTCCACTATCGTTTTGACGCCTTTTATCTTTTCGCCCTTTACATTATTCAGTACGCTGCGCAACTTCGTTCGGGAAATGGCAGCATAAGCATAACGGTCATTAACATCAATCTTTCCGATTTCAGCCGACTGCAGCCCACCCTTCTTGCAAAGGAAGCCTAAAATGTCACCCTTGCTGATTTTATCCTTCTTGCCTTTACCTATATATATAGTAGCCATCTTAGGTTTGGCTGGCGCAGGAAGCTGATCAGCAGCAGGCATCTCGTAATCCTCAATTTCAGCATCCACATATTCCGGAATATGCTCTTCAGGACCTAACAGGAAGAAAGCCTTTCCCTGGGCTTCCCATCTTGCCGTACGTCCTACACGATGAATATAACCATCTTCGCTCTCCGGCATGTGATAATGGATGATATTATCTATATCTGGAATATCAAGTCCGCGCGAAGCCAGATCCGTACTCACCAGGATATTGGCACTTCCGTTGCTAAAACGATAGAGAGAAGCCTCACGTTCCTTCTGTTCCAATCCACCATGGAAAAAAGAGGTTGAAAATCCCTGCTCCACCAGATATTTATTGGTGCGCTCCACACTGTCGCGATAATTGAGGAATACAATGGTACTCTGATCGCCTAAACTGCGTAGCAAAAGTGACAGACTCTCTAATTTATCTTTTACCGGACTAACCACCTTATATATATGTACACGGTCAGGAACCTGATCTTCATCCACACGGTAATCTATCTTTTCTACCCTACCCATGTGTACGAAATGAGGAATCTCCTCTGCCTCGGTAGCAGAAAGCAGGAAATGTCGACGCAAGCCAGGCAAAGACTTGATCAGTCGGCTCATTTCGTCCTGGAAACCCATCTCCAGACACTTGTCAAACTCATCAATAATCAGGTATTTGATGTGATATGGAGAAAGATTTCCCTTATCCAGATGATCATTGAGGCGACCTGGAGTTCCAAATACAATCTGAGGACGAACCTGTTTCATCACGCGATGCTCATCCATCGTAGCACGACCACCATAGCAAGCCATCGCACGCAAACCGCTGCCCATATTCTTCAATACGTTAGCCGACTGCAAAGCGAGTTCCCGACCAGGAGTTACCACCACCGCCTGTGCCTCGTCATCAGTAGCATCTATAAGTTGGGTAAGAGGCAAAAGATAAGCCAGTGTCTTGCCACTACCTGTTGGCGAAAGTATCACCACATCCTTGTTCCCGTGCAAGATTGCCTGCATGGAATCCTGCTGCATATCATTGAGCTCAATGCCCAGTTTATCTAAAATTCTGTCTATCATAAATTTCTAATAATCAATTTCAATAGAGAAGTCTTCTTTTCAAGAGAAGTTTTCATAAATTCCTCATCATGAGGCATTATTTCTTTTTCTGATTGAGCAGTTTGTCTATCTCATCAAACTCCTTACCCATGTTCAGGTTCAGATAGATGGTATATAGCGGCAAAGCCCACTGCTCCTGCATATCAGGCGCCATCGTTCTGTACTTCTGCAGATAAGGCATCGCACTCTTGTAAAGTCCGTCTATCTCCTGATGAGTTTTGCGAGATTGCTGCGAATTCTTATCCATTTCAACAGCCTGATTGAAATAAGCCAAACCTATATTATAATAAGCACCAGCCAAAGAATCGTTCACGGCAAGTGCCTTTTTGCTCACTTCGATGCATTGCTTGAAATCACCCATATTCAGGAGAACGGTTCCCTTGGTAAAGAGATAGATATCATTGTCGGGAGCTATCGCCAGCGCCTTATCTGCTACGGCGAGTGCAGAATCGAGTTGGTTTTCCTGCGAATAATACTCTACCAGACGCGGGAAGAAGAACGGGAATTTCGGATCCCGTTCAAAACCTTCCTTCAAGGTAGAGAGATAGCGCGGTGTATCCTTCTCCAGTTTGTAAGTCTCAGCCAGATACTGTAACATATAGTTATAATGAGCCGTATCTTTCAGCGCCTCATAAGAATGATGAAGCGTAGCTTTGGTATCTTTCATCTTATATCCGGCATATACAGCCCAATAAGCTGCCGAAGAAAGATATTTGTCTTTCTGGGCATACTTATAAGATTGGAACATCGGTGCAGTACTGCACTCTATGTACTGGTCAAAGAACTGATAAGCCTCCTTGTATTTCTGTTTCCTGATAAACCAGGTTCCTCCGTTATAGAGATTCGGACGTATCCTGTTCAAATATTCAGAATGAGACTTGCGGAAATCAAACTCACATTTTCCTTTTTTGTTAGGAATCATCTCAACGGAATCAAGTCCTTGGGCTATAACGAAGAGCTGTCGGGTTGCATTGAAGAGCTGGGCTGTATCATACGCCTGTTTGAGGTAGAGTTTCTCATTACCCTGTTCATACTGCTTCTTCACAGCATCAAAGAGAATATTCCAAATTTTCTTGTTATTCCGGTTGGCAGAATCCGTCAGGAGTTTGCGCATACTGGATTCGGCCTTCGCCAAATCCTTGCCAGCCTTTACCAGATCTTTGGCTGCAGAAATCTCCTTCTTCTGTGCCTGCAACCCTAATGGCGCCAACAGAAGAAAAGCTATCTGTAAAACCCATAAGTTTCTGTATATCTGTATTTTCATATTAATCTCCTAAATTAAAACTTTCATTTGTTTCCATACTCATAATAATACCAGTAGGTATTTCCATAAGTATCCCGAAGAGCATTCTGCTTTTCAGTCTCATTAGCATATTTGTGATCCATCTGCTGGAAATCCTCAAAGTCTGTATCCATCACATTATCGTGATAAACGATACTTGGATTACTGCGGCGATGCGTATAAAGAACCAACGCTTCCTTATAATGAACAGGCAGTTTGCCCGAAGTTACTTTGTAATGTTTCTGCACCTCTGCTACGAACTTGTCTAGTTGCTTGTCCAGCAAGAGTGCACAAAGCTGATAGTCAACAGGCAGACGATACTTGAGATGATGTTTAACCATCCATGCCGAAGGTTTCTGCATCCATTTTGGCGCCTTCCACATCATAGCCTTCACGGTTACGCTATCCGGCATCATCGCCTTACTTCCACCTACCAGCGGATAAGTAAAGAGACGGCTGCCCAGCTCGCCTGTTTCGTTGAGACAGGCTATACGGAGCATTGTCAGCGAAGAATCTGTTTTCAGAGATTTTTCACCTACTTCCAAAGCTTTTTCATACTGTTTTTCTTTCATCAGATGTTCCATGCGCATACGTTCATGAAACAGCCGATCATTGCTAGCAACAAAGTTGACAAGCAATATCATCACCAGCATCTGGAGCAGATTCACCCACATATAGCGGGAGAACCAGCCGTTGCTGTGAGGCTCTGTTTCTATCGGCTCCAACTGGCGGGCTATCCATATCAATCCGCCCCATAGAATCAGACAGAGTGGCAAGATAATCCACCACGCCCCCAGCGAATGATAACGGTCGATATCAACGGGGATATCGGTAATCATCGTCAGGATGAGGAACGAAGGGAAATAAGTAAGCCCGTGGAAACGGCGTTTCACACGGGTTACTGCGTACACTCCCACTTGCAGCAGATAGAGTACGAGCGTGATAAGCAGTGGAGCCAGCGTGTAACTGTAGTTGGTCAAACCGCCTGAGAAAACATGCTGAGCCACTGCCAGTACGTCTGCCTGGTAAAATGCCAGGTAGACGTAGGTAAATGTGATAAAGATGATAGCACAGGCGATTTGCATCTTCGCAGTACTACTCCTTTTATTTTTCATAAATCAATCTATTAATTTTTCTTCAGCACCAAAGCTGTACGAGCTGGCAGATAAAGTTTCAGCCACTCCTTACGGTCTTTCACATAAAGTGGATCGTAATTAGTCAGATGCGTCATCGTGTCATCATTCAAGCCATTACCGCCGAAATCCTTGCTGTCAGAATCAAGCACTACACTGTAGGAACCGGTTGGAACCAGGAAGCCATAGTCGGTGAAAGAGCGGGTTGGCGAGAAGTTAAACACGAAGAGCAGATCGCCACGCATAAAGGCGAGAACCTGATCGCCATCATTATGCCAGATTTCTACAACTGGTGTCTTGTTAAAATTCTTTTCGCTTGTAATCGTCTTGAGCATTTCTCGGTCGAAATCTCCAAGATAGTGGTAGCAGAGTTCATGATTATCTACCAGATTCCACTGTCTGCGGGCGTATTTATGGCTCCAGCCATTACCCTCGCGAGGGAAATCAATCCACTCTGGGTGACCGAACTCATTACCCATGAAGTTGAGATAACCGCCATTGATTGTAGAGGCGGTAACCAGACGGATCATCTTATGCAGAGCAATACCACGATGAGCCATTTCGTTTTCATCGCCCTTCTTGAAATGCCAGTACATATCGGCATCAATCAGACGGAAGATGATGGTTTTATCGCCCACCAATGCCTGGTCATGACTCTCACAATAAGAGATGGTTTTCTCATCCGAACGGCGGTTCTTTACCTCCCAGAAGATGCTGGATGGTTTCCAGTCTTC
This window encodes:
- the serC gene encoding 3-phosphoserine/phosphohydroxythreonine transaminase yields the protein MKKYNFNAGPSMLPREVIESTAKQILDFNGSGLSLMEISHRAKDFQPVVDEAVSLFKELLDIPEGYSVIFLGGGASLQFMQIPANFLIKKAAYINSGTWAKKAMKEAKHFGEVVEIASSSDANFTFYPQVPNTVPADCDYLHLTSNNTIYGTELRVDPDVNVPLISDMSSDIMSRPVDVSKYTAIYAGAQKNLSMAGVTVIIVKDDMLGKAPRELPTMLDYRTHVEKGSMFNTPPVVPIYTLMENLRWLKANGGVEAADKRAHERAEVLYAEIDRNKLFKGTVEEASRSLMNICFVMNDEYKELEKPFLDFATERGMVGIKGHRSVGGFRASCYNAQTMEGVQALVKAMQDFEAQH
- a CDS encoding M48 family metallopeptidase, with the protein product MKIQIYRNLWVLQIAFLLLAPLGLQAQKKEISAAKDLVKAGKDLAKAESSMRKLLTDSANRNNKKIWNILFDAVKKQYEQGNEKLYLKQAYDTAQLFNATRQLFVIAQGLDSVEMIPNKKGKCEFDFRKSHSEYLNRIRPNLYNGGTWFIRKQKYKEAYQFFDQYIECSTAPMFQSYKYAQKDKYLSSAAYWAVYAGYKMKDTKATLHHSYEALKDTAHYNYMLQYLAETYKLEKDTPRYLSTLKEGFERDPKFPFFFPRLVEYYSQENQLDSALAVADKALAIAPDNDIYLFTKGTVLLNMGDFKQCIEVSKKALAVNDSLAGAYYNIGLAYFNQAVEMDKNSQQSRKTHQEIDGLYKSAMPYLQKYRTMAPDMQEQWALPLYTIYLNLNMGKEFDEIDKLLNQKKK
- a CDS encoding DUF1015 domain-containing protein, coding for MAIVKPFKGVRPPKNLVEQIESRPYDVLNSEEARAEAGDNEKSLYHIIKPEINFEPGTSEYDPRVYESAAENFRKFQENGWLKQDDKEQYYIYAQTMTGKTQYGLVVGAYVNDYMTGVIKKHELTRRDKEEDRMKHVRVCNANIEPVFFAYPDNEVLNELLMRYAATTPEYDFIAPIDGFRHQFWVVSDDQDIATITAEFAKMPSLYIADGHHRSAAAALVGAEKAKQNPNHTGKEEYNYFMAVCFQASQLTILDYNRVVKDLNGLTSDQFLDALTKNFEVIDIDAINVNVSGDEEGIPCYEKMAIDDAISQFGLDILKPAALHSFLLYLDGKWYGLFAKPGTYDDADPIGVLDVDISSRLILDEILGIKDLRSDKRIDFVGGLRGLGELKRRVDSGEMKMALALHPVSMQQIMDIADSGKIMPPKATWFEPKLRSGLIIHKLD
- a CDS encoding NAD(P)-dependent oxidoreductase; translated protein: MKVLVATEKPFAAAAVEGIKKEIEGAGNELVLLEKYTEKAQLLDAVKDVDAMIIRSDKADAEVLDAAKNLKIIVRAGAGYDNIDLAAATALNVVAENTPGQNSNAVAELVFGLLVFTVRNFYNGKAGSELKGKKLGILAFGNVGRNVARIAKGFGMEVAAYDAFCPADVIEAAGVYAVKSQDELFQTCDIVSLHIPATPETIKSIDYKTVNQLPKGGILINTARKEVINEPELLKLLAEREDLKFITDIKPDADADFAKFEGRYFSTPKKMGAQTAEANINAGIAAAKQINAFFKDGCTKFQVNK
- a CDS encoding DUF6057 family protein encodes the protein MKNKRSSTAKMQIACAIIFITFTYVYLAFYQADVLAVAQHVFSGGLTNYSYTLAPLLITLVLYLLQVGVYAVTRVKRRFHGLTYFPSFLILTMITDIPVDIDRYHSLGAWWIILPLCLILWGGLIWIARQLEPIETEPHSNGWFSRYMWVNLLQMLVMILLVNFVASNDRLFHERMRMEHLMKEKQYEKALEVGEKSLKTDSSLTMLRIACLNETGELGSRLFTYPLVGGSKAMMPDSVTVKAMMWKAPKWMQKPSAWMVKHHLKYRLPVDYQLCALLLDKQLDKFVAEVQKHYKVTSGKLPVHYKEALVLYTHRRSNPSIVYHDNVMDTDFEDFQQMDHKYANETEKQNALRDTYGNTYWYYYEYGNK
- a CDS encoding DEAD/DEAH box helicase, which encodes MIDRILDKLGIELNDMQQDSMQAILHGNKDVVILSPTGSGKTLAYLLPLTQLIDATDDEAQAVVVTPGRELALQSANVLKNMGSGLRAMACYGGRATMDEHRVMKQVRPQIVFGTPGRLNDHLDKGNLSPYHIKYLIIDEFDKCLEMGFQDEMSRLIKSLPGLRRHFLLSATEAEEIPHFVHMGRVEKIDYRVDEDQVPDRVHIYKVVSPVKDKLESLSLLLRSLGDQSTIVFLNYRDSVERTNKYLVEQGFSTSFFHGGLEQKEREASLYRFSNGSANILVSTDLASRGLDIPDIDNIIHYHMPESEDGYIHRVGRTARWEAQGKAFFLLGPEEHIPEYVDAEIEDYEMPAADQLPAPAKPKMATIYIGKGKKDKISKGDILGFLCKKGGLQSAEIGKIDVNDRYAYAAISRTKLRSVLNNVKGEKIKGVKTIVEEVR